The region taaccaaaaactctatctaaatgttattatttcaatattatagcatctaaaaatgtgttattgaatagtttaagataacaccgaacataacattcaaaaactgttatagaaaagactggacttttaataacaggggctatgttagcattttcagaagtgctatcaatagtcctggttagcagtttttaagtgttatgaatattgttttttcttgtagtgcatgcTGGCGCTTGCAGCATGTAAAGACTGGAGGTTATGGCAAATGGATGTGAAGAACATCTTTCTACATGGTGAGCTAGATTGAGAAATATACATGGTCCAACCAAGAGGATTTGAGGATAAAGTTCATCCTGAGTATGTTTGTAAACTGAAAAAGGCGCTCTATGGATTGAAGCAGGCTCCGAGAGAATGGTATGGCAAGATTGCTGAGTTCTTAGTGGAGAGTGGATATTTCATGAAACATGTAGATTCAAGCTTATTTGTTAAAGTAAAAGAAGCAAAGATCGCAGTTgttttggtatatgttgatgacctcATCATCACTGGCGATGATGAAGCAGAAATTTGCCAAACAAAGGAGAATCTGTTTTCAGATGAAGGAACTTGGAGAATTGAAACACTTCCTTGGATTAGAAATTGACCAAACTAAGAAAGGTTTATTTCTCTGTCAAAAAAAGTACACAAGAGATTTATTGCAAAAGTTTGGAATGCTCGAGTGCAAGCCCATCTCGACACCTATGGAAGCTAATGTCAAGCTATGTGCACATGAAGGGAAGGCCTTGCAAGACAGAGCAATGTACCGACAATTGGTTGGTAGTCTAATTTATCTAACATTGACTCAACCAAATATCTCGTATGCAGTTGGCGTAGCAAGTTGATATATGCAACACCCAAAGAAAGCTCATTTGGAAGTAGTGCGGCGAATGCTGAGGTATGTCAAAGATACCATTAACTATGGCCTCTTATATAAGAAAGGTGACAAGGTTACGATAGTTGGATACTGCGATGCTGATTATGCTGGAGATCATGATACCCGTTGATCAACTACTGGGTATGTATTCAAGCTTGGATCTGGAGTTGTATCTTGGTGTAGCAAAAGGAAACCAACTGTGTCTTTGTCAACCATTGAAGAAGAATATAGAGCAGCAGCACTGTCAACTCAGGAAAGTACGTGGTTGATGCAACTAATGAAGGATCTACACCAATCTACTGACAATGCAGTGGCACGCTATTGTGATAATCAGTCTGCTACTCGCCAAGCATAAAATCCAGTTTTTCATGCTCGAACAAAGCATGTGGAGGTGCACTATCATTTTCTGAGAGAAAAGGTATTACAAAAGAAGCTAGAGATGCACAAAGTAAAGAGCGAAGACCAACTAGAAAACTTGTTCACAAAAGGACTAAACACGACAATATTTCAGAAGCTAAGAGAACAATTAAACATGAGAAGAAAGGGAGAATGAGTCAATGTTGAGGGGGAGTGTTAAGAGTCAACACTGACTCTAGTTCTCTAGAGTCTTTTAGAGAATAACTTGTATAATCTAACAATGGTCCCAAGcccattaataattttttagcttTAAAAACAAATGGATTAAGATAGAATACTCTAGCTGATACAAGTCCGTTCTGGCAACCGACTTTGGGGTACTATAAATAGGGACCTTGGGTCCCTTGCAAGTGTGTCCAAGTTTGTAGCAAAGTGTGTTTAAAAGAGTGTCCCAAAAGTTTGAGTCTAAGTGAGTACTATATAAGTGTGTCTAAAAAGAGTGTGAGAGAAGTTATTAAGTGAGTGCTCCAAAATAAAGTGTGTAAGTGTTTAGAGTGTGTTGTGATAAAATATTGTATTCAACTCTTGGTGTAATTACTTTTGTAATGATAAATAATTACATTTTCACGTGTTGTGGTGTTCAACATATCATTCTCTGTAGTAAGCTGCTTGTGCCTCTTATGATGGTTTAATGTTCATAGTTCCAGGGTTCTTGACAATGTAAGTTCTGAAACAGAGCGCTTTGTTGTGCCTGGTATGCCAGAATGGGTTGAGATTACCAAAGCTCACTTACCAggtaaaatatttcttcaccagTGGATGGAAACTGAGATGGGGTCTTATGGAATAATCATTAACACTTTTCAAGAAATGGAGCCAACATTTGTGAAAGACTACAAGAAGGTGAGGAATGGTACAATTTGGTGTATTGGCCCGGTTTCCTTAAGCAACAAAGATGAATTGGATAAGCTCAAATAGGTAACAAGTCTTTTGTTGATGAACATCAATGTCTCAAGTGGCTTGATTCGTGGAAACCAACCTCTGTAATTTATGCTTGCCTAGGAAGCTTGTGTAATTTGTTAACTTCGCAGTTGATAGATCTTGGGCTAGGTTTTGAAACTTCAAACAATCCATTTATTTGGGTTATAAGAGGAGGCACTAGTGCTATTGAGAAGAGCTAGAGAAATGGATCAAGGAGATGGGTTTGAAGAAAAGACCAAGGAAATAGGGCTGGTGATCTGACGTTGGGCTCCACAAGTACTAATCTTGTCACATCCTGCAGTTGGAGTGTTCTTAACTCACTGTGGATGGAATTCAATGCTTGAATGAATATGTGCAGGGGTTCCCATGGTTACTTGGCCGCTATTTTATAATCAATTTTATCAtgacactactagaaatataggcttttacttcgttttttacacatagaatataaaaaaaactgaagtaaaagcctttcaatGAGTTCTTACTTCGCTTTTGCGAATGGTATAACATAAAAATAGGCTATtacttcggtttcttaaaaaaacgaagttaaaatagaaatgagcaagggccatgtttggtttgcacactatattggggcttttcacttcggtttttatgaaaaaaccgaagtgaaaagttGAGCAAACCAAACGCAACCCTGAAGGCTTTTatttcggttcttatataagaatCAAAATAAAAGAGTTTTTATACCCTTAATATGTAGCTCTCGCCTCATTCGTCTCTCTGAAGAAAAAATCTCAAacaccaaacccagaaaacctccattgttgttGTACTCCCACGAGAGTTTCactaaatataccattttttatgttttttttaccatttgaaaccatttttcttacttaaaaacataaatattagttccatttttatttttaagggagaaaataaagactttgggtgtgggtatttttagggttcgaaaatgggtattgttattggactttgacttgttttcttacattaaaatgtgttcttgagcttcaaaaaaggtatggatcactaaatctttgtttgtatgatttttttttattttctatattattttaagattttttttcttataaatatagtatgtttattatatataggttttagagttgctaatattgatttagaggttGTTTTGAGCATCAAAGAATGTTTGTTACCTTAcaactttgtttgtgttaattttttttttatattattccgaatttaatacttattttttagtatatttgtgttatattttatttatttattttgttatttcatataatgttattaattatatatatatatatattagtaaaatttaaaaattattgtgACTTGCTATTTTAATTTCTAAACATAGTTTCAATAGGAAATattgttgccaatgttagaacttgaaatgtttggattattagtgacatttgttttttattttctataactagctagcttgatatattatttgatgattatgtaactagtttaattaattatgtaattgatttttatttgtttaagctttttagtagggttgttgatttagttgccaatttgatattgattttgggtgactttaagagtaatattggaggtgagtaatctttaaaatttatttattactgttgcaatatttatttataaaattagagttaaatcatgcatgctttactttagtgaagtaggttatgagaaatttgttgttggcggtgatataaggatggaattatgtgtgttgattttgtgtttgtttgtgttgaatttatatataattataaaattgggatatgctacaaaaacaaaggaaactctgccaattttttttaatagattttattaattgttttcctttttcaattcgcacactatgtcgagatattttgtgttatttacaggttttaaaattttttgagatattaaaatgcagttgttatgctgccgaaattttgttagacttaggaaaatttaataattaaacttcaattatgttggatgtcctagaaaaaagaactaggagtgaAAGATGCAGagggatatgaaatttggataagagcgtgagaaacgaagaagactcttgtcgaagataatttggacaaaaaaattaaagaaagagttgcaagtgttttaaagcaaagtaggaattttttttaagtgttgttactagttactaatttaatctatcattggtttgttttgtagaatgaactaaatgacaaagttactagtagcCAAATTGTCGTCAAGGGTCGAgaggacatcttgccaatccaacaagaatagttaagccgattgatgacttaaatttattagtatggctattttgtttatacatacctttagttttatgtaaatgtatatataaatgtttaggctattttacttaattacaattatgtgaatgtatatatgaatgattatgttattttacttaacaattatgtgaatgtatacatattttattttataagaattttaattctaagtgtataaattttgtgatttttatttctgttataaattaaatgaaaataaatcaattctaattataaaaatatatataactataaattcatataattagactatttaaaaaaattagggcaaaaaaaaaagaattgggccatttaaaaataattagaaataatttttaaaaaatgggGCTTTTTatttcggttattatgtaaaaaccgaagtacaAATTGAagattttacttcggtttttacataataaccgaagtagaaagcctatttttcacttcggtttttaactactttttactttgCTCTGAATTACTGCGATTGCGAATTTtagcaaaaaccaaagtaaaTCTAGTTTAAAAACTGAATTAAAAaccattttttcttgtagtgtgagaAATTGGTTGCACAAGTTTTGAACACAGCTAAAACGTTGGGGGTGGAAGACCCAATGAATTggggagaagaagagaaaggttGGGTTAAGATGAAGAGAGAAACTATTAAGTGTGTTTTAGAGGAAGTGTTGGATGTAGGAGACAAATGCAAGGAAAGAAGAGAAAGAGCTAGAAAGCTTGGAGAGATGGACAAGAGAACCGTTGAAGAAGGTGGGTCTTCATACATCAATATGATATTGTTTTTAGAAGAAATAATGCAACTTGGAAGTAGTGATCAACATTAAGAGTATGAAGATGAGAAAGAGAGATTTTTCATGTTTGACTAGTCATTGATTCGCACGTAATCCATTTCATTAGCTAGCACATGCTTCTGCTCATTTCATTGGAATTTAATAATGTAACAGACTTATAGATAGTTAGCACAAGCTGGTTTACATGTTCTGTTATTCTGTTGTGGCAGTTTAGTTAGTTAAAGCTATTGTACGTTGTATCCTTAGCTCAGCTGAGATTTCTTGTAATCCTGAATGGTTATTAATAAGAGTTTTGCTCTCTAAAAAGAAGTTGATTAATTAATTCAGTGAAgtattttttatatttctttgtTTTCCAAACCTTTAATAGATTTTATTATACATTGCTGCAAAACTGTATTTCACATTTATTATAAGCTACTGCTACATTGGTATGAAGAAAACTACTTATCGAAGTCCTAAATGCAAGACTAATGCGTCTATGCAATAGAATTCATCGATAAAGCGAGTTatgattttattaatattttgatATCCTTTCTTTGGTAGTGGTTGTTGTAAAACGACTTGTCGTTGGCTTGTTAGGAAACTGATTGGTTGTGTGACTGTGACATATCTTCACATTCCTTGGCACTTATATTATAATCATTGTACCACCTTCTTCTGGAATTTGTATTTTATAACATACACTACTAGCCATTTTATTAACTAAAACTTGTTAAATTTAaggttattataataaaaattataacttTGAGGCAAAAAAGATACGATAACATTAATTTAGGGGCAAAAATGAAATTTATTATTACTTTTAACTTACCAAAGAATTAAAAATATCGAAGTAATTAATATTATACTTTAATAGCTttgctatattaattaatttattaattatattggtGTTATACACAATTTTTGGTAGAAGGAAATCTGAGCCATAAATCCAGCGAACAGAGAGCTGTAAGAGCCCCTGCGTGCAAAGGAGTTAGGGAAGGTCCGAGAAGATATTAATCAACGAGGTATCGGTCTAGAAGATCTGCTCGTGAATGGCATAACCTGagacatttaattattttaatttgtttttattaattaaaatatatttgtaattttataagaatttatAAGTTggactaataaaaatatgacacgtactaattttttttttttaaatcaaattatttattaataactaaatATAATTCggtgatattaaaaaaaaattattgagtaAATTTAAATTTAGGTACTAAATGAGTATGATTTTAAATTACAAAGTATCTAAATATTATTGAAAAATAGGATACAAAATCCGTATTTATACACATGAGTATTTACCTTTTCTACTAGAAGAGATATTTACACCTCTAATTAACATCATAAATTTGATAAACCTAAACTAAATATATCCtcatttcataaattaaaatatatatttatttattattacgcaatctcatttattaaaaattaggAAGTAAAGTCTTTTAATTGACAAAATTGAATTCTTCTCAataaaatagataattaaatatgTTGTATCCAATTTTGGAGCAACAGATAGTTCATCTCGGGATTGGCTCAGAAGATGGGAAAGTTTGACTAACACTAAATAATGAAATCGGGATGATGCTAAGCATCAACTTGCTGTATAACTGGTCGGATGTTGGACTAggaatgttaattttataatgtTTATTCATGATATTCTTAACAACTTGCAT is a window of Humulus lupulus chromosome 4, drHumLupu1.1, whole genome shotgun sequence DNA encoding:
- the LOC133832898 gene encoding UDP-glycosyltransferase 73C25-like, with the protein product MEANVKLCAHEGKALQDRAIWRSKLIYATPKESSFGSSAANAELGSGVVSWCSKRKPTVSLSTIEEEYRAAALSTQESTWLMQLMKDLHQSTDNAVARYCDNQVLDNVSSETERFVVPGMPEWVEITKAHLPGKIFLHQWMETEMGSYGIIINTFQEMEPTFVKDYKKCEKLVAQVLNTAKTLGVEDPMNWGEEEKGWVKMKRETIKCVLEEVLDVGDKCKERRERARKLGEMDKRTVEEGGSSYINMILFLEEIMQLGSSDQH